The genomic segment TCATTTTAGCTTTCCATGTAAAAATCTGAACAAATCTTGTAATAACAAATGAACAAGAGTGCCTTCTTTGTGAGTATTGTTAAGTTCTTTCTTGCCACCGTCCATAGCCATGTGTGTTTGGAATTGTGTTTGGGATTGGagcagaataatatttttttaaattgttttttatattattatattaaaataatgtagaaatatatataaattatttttttttgttgctaaatGGATTTTATGCAAgatgatgttttaaaagtaaaaacacaAATGTTATTCTCAAATCTTTATTCTtggtgatatttatttattctaaacaatttcttatatcaattttatcctAAACAATTTAGATTTCTCAACTTTTCATGTTGGTGtccaataaaattttttctgaattttattttttctcagtatttttataaattacatttttGGTAttgggataaaaataaaataaaataatacaatgacTAAAGTGccctcttatatatataatataatgcaAGAAAACTTAATCACCTCACACGCTCATTCTCTTCCTCCCGATCACTcgtgactctctctctcttgtgtTTCTCAACTAAAAcgaagaactgaaaaataaatcaacagatCATCTGCTTTCTCTGATTTCCATATTTCCTGTGTTCTTATCTCGTGTAGATTCCCTCTCTTTTGCCTGGAACTCAATAACGCaggtaacaattatttttcgatCGAGACTTTGAATATTGGTTTTAGGCTGTTCAATCGATAAAATTGAGGGTTTCCAGGAGACCTTTTTACCACGATCTAACCTAATTAGGCATGTTTAATCGAGAATTTATCAAAATCCCCAATAGTGTAATGTATATATAGATAGTTATTGGTTTCTGTTGCtgtttcattgatgattatcTTATTCAGCCTCTCGGGAATGCCATATAGTGTAATGTATATGTAGATAGTTAAGTTTGGTGTATTGTATGCTAAAGTTTGATACTTTTGTAGGGTTTTTGGCTAATACTTGTTTTTAAGGTTGCAAACTGAGTTTTTCACAATCTTGAGTTTTGAGAGGTCTTTTTTGCACATTTAAGAAAAACCCACTTAAGTAGTTTtagaaattcatattttttttgttctaaaagaGGATATTGCACATTTAAGAAAAACCCACTTAAGtagaaattcatattttttttgttttaaaagaggATAATGTTTTTTGGGGTGATTGGAATTTTCTGTTAATATGATGGATTGTTGTACTTTGGTTGTGTATGTTGAGTTGTTGTGTGCTTATCTGTGGCAGATTGAAAGCCAAACCGTTTAAATTTGGTGCGTTTATGTAAAGATTATCAATGTCAGAATCGAAGTCAAATCCTCAAAGTAGTTTGCGATGCCATCACTGTGCTGGCCCTCTGACCAAAGAGATGGTACCCTCTTCCACAGCTCAATATTGTATAATGCATAATTTTGAATCTATCTTTCATTGCATAATTCATTGATaccttgaaatataaaatattaatctactcttgtctgtttttttttttattttttctgattgCAGGAAACTAGTCAATGGACTGTTCGACCTCTAATCAGAGATAGCTTTTCCATGGTAAatactttttatgatttttcctgTCTTCAGATTTTAGGTAATTGTGGGCACTGTAAAAGAGAGCATGTAATCAGATGATCCTTCTATCTGTAGTGCCTACTCTGCACTCAAATATTATTGGACTTGTGGGTGGCATGTCTAGGATTAAAATGTGGTAGTATAATTTGGAAGTACATATAGTAGCACTTTAGGTTTATTTGTGTAAACGAGGTTGCTTTATGTCACATATTGACTGTTcccttttttagttttgaaagtttgattgatttttctgAGGTAATGGAATTGGGTTATGGGTTCAGTAACCAATCACTACTTTCATGTATTTGACGGGATTGCTTGTAGTGGCACACTAACTGTTATTGAGTTTATGCTACAGGAGTTTCTTCTAAACGATAGAGGGTGGggcttatattttctttttgctgTTTTGGTTTAGATTGGCTCTGCTGTTGGTGGTACAACAAGTGCATTTTATGGATTCAACCATGGTATGGGTTTCTGTTTCTTGCACTCTTTGCTATCTGTTGTTGATTTGGTTaagttgataattgatattaTCTGACCATCTTTCTGCTCTTATTATTAAATTCTTATTGTGTATGATGTTCAGCTATTATATGGCTTTGTTGTCTTCTATTTAGTCTTTGGCACACatttttccttatattttttttctttgttcagtACCAAGTTGTCCATTAATGTTTATAAGGAGtaacagaagaagaaaaggagggagagaaataaaaactagaaagaaaacaaaaccaggGCATTGATGATGGCAATCCATCAACTTATAACAGCACTATACTTCAGCGAATATCCAAAAACATTTATTTCACTATTAGTGGAGTGCCATTATAAATTGGTAGAGTGGGATCTTCGTCAACCATAAAACCATTGTCAAACTAAAGCAATGGAGTATCATCTTGCTGAACTCATCAAGTCTGTGTTTTCCATCTAGAACAACAATGCAAATGAAAGATACAAGTGTGATTCTGGAAGTGGCCCACATACCAGAAAGGCAATGCTTTGCACTGAATACTGGAAAAAAAGGACCTGCTAGTTGCAATTTAGCATCTGCCTTGCTTGTTGCCAATCTGCATTCATTATATACTTTCCATGAATACTGTGTTTTATATCTTGAATCATCATGCGGGTAGAAAGGCCAGCTCTGGGGAAGAAAGAGAGCACCAAATTGCTTCAGTCGACAAgcctttttattgtttgaacTTTAGTTCATAGATTGTAATTTCATTGCAAATTGCCTTTCTTTATACCATTTCAGATTATAAATGTTTGACAATTCTTTTTCCCATATGGTTTTCTGACCAAATAAAAATGTGATTGGTGCACACATCCTGCACAAATATGTGTGTAACTTACAAAGATATTTGTTATATCTTTCTTCACTTCTTACCTGCATTGCTTTTCATTAAGTATCACAGTTACTTTATGGTAGCTATTTTCTAACTTCATGGCTTGGACCGCAAGGAacctttttttgttaataaaattatgcAACAACTGGTAGTTGttctcttttccttcctttttgaTGAATATGTCTGTCGATGCAGTGATGCCAGTAGTCCGGAGATGGGTAAAAGGACCAATGTGGCTCCATTTCTTTATTGGTGTAAGTTTCTGGAATGCCTTTAATGTTTTCACCTCTCTATTtatgtatgtatgcatgcatgcatgcctacataatataagatatgatatattttcaatcacTTAAAGGcattgttggatctccctaactaattaaaggaaatataatatttagataGCAGAAAGAAAATTTAGTGAAGTAACTAAAGTCTCAatgccaagaaaagaaaagaaaagaaaacattggatGGAATTTTTTGGCAACTTGATAAAGTGGTACCTGCTATTCTTTTCATATATACTCTCCCAATTAATGAAGAATGTTTTAATGTATTCAATTTTCATTCCATTCCATGAAGCTAAAGCCTAGTGGTTGTAATAAAAAACCTTGAGATAAGCATATGCTTTGTCTAAAGAATGCAAAGAAATTATTCACTATACTCAAGGCAGTGCTCCCTCCTTTCTCCTTCATTTTGGATCCCCTTGTACTGGCTATAATTGCATTTGCATGAATGTGAGAGGGAGCACTTGACCTGGTATAGTGAATAATCATTCTAGGATGGCGACAAACAGAGGGCCTCTCAAGCAATCATGTCTTGAGGCTATTTGATTATGCTTTGACTCTTAAACCTCGAAAACACTTccagaaaaattaaagggtttCTCTTGGTCTCTCTATATGTATATTCAGCAGGGAATTCATTTCTAACTTCTTGGCTCCTAGAGTGCTCAATCACCTTAATATGTTTTCCATGTATGCAGAAACTTCTGTAAAATCATGTTCTTTGTCCAATATAGTTTCTTGTTGAACAGTTTTTAGTTTACTAATCAAAGTCTTTGTGTGCATGCAGGCACCTCCTGTAATAGTATTCTCTTCAGCTTGTGCGGGGTTGGCAGGTCAGCAATACtatctttaaattttcttgtggGATGATTCATTATTTTACTGGCATTCAATTAAATGAATGTCATAATGAACATGGTGTTTTGTATCCATGGGACTTGTTCTGTAAATGGCCATGACTATAAGAAATATCCTTTGACTGTTATGGGATGTGCGATGATCTCCAAAGGGGTGAAAGAGGAAGCATCCTTCTGGGACTCTGTTCCTTAGAATTTCCTTGCATAGCTACTAATTTAATCACTAAAGATCTATAGCGAGTAGATGCTGAGGCTGTCTGTCTTTTGAGGTGGCAGTCTACCTGCAAGAGAACAAAAATGGTTGGCTGGTTACCTGCATGTGAATTGCAGGCTAATgcatttttcaaatttcaacttATTCTCTGGTTCTCTTCAGTAAGaagccaaaaataaataaaattttgaaactgtGGTTCCCCATATCCTGTACTCGATAGCATTTGAACTTCATTCTCATGGACATTGGACGCTTTAGCCCATTTTCTTGGGATCCAGTTGCGATAGCTAGTCTTGATGCTGATCTATTGGATTagtaaaagtaaaattttgCTTATTGCTTTGCAACAGTGTGTCGTTAGCTGCTCAAGCAcatgtatttttatcatgtcTCAATGTTCTGAGCAGGCATTAATTTTGTGAGTGGATTGAATGGTAGTTTGGTGTTTATTTTGGCATATTGCTCAGTCTATCAATTCGATACGATTAAACTGTATGGACCTGGCCCAAAGGGGAAAATCAGTTACTTGCTATTGATTCTGTTAGTTTTGGGTAACAGTGCCTTTTGAGATTCTAACATTGGAAATGCTACAGGTGGTGCTGTTCCAGCGCTGGCGCAGCTTGCTTCCTCCTCTTACCACGCAGCATTCTCATCTCCTTCGTTACCTCCTTCCTCTCAGGATGATAAAAGGCAAGAGTCCAGAAATTCCTCCACTCTGTAAGATATATTTTCTTGGTCAGTGTATCTGTGCATCAGTACACATGGGGGGAGAGAATGCCACTAGGGTCTGCCTTTGTATATTGTCACTGCAAACATGTGCTTCTTAGGGCCTTGTAAGCATATGCTTCTGTAGTTTCGCAAAGTAATATCGACTCAGCTTTTTAAGAAGTTACCAtcatttttgttgatatttatttaatgtctGAAGTTTTATATCTGCAATTTTGTAGGATGGTAATGACTTGCATCCTAGTTATGATATCAATAAACACTCATTTTCCAGTATTGCCAATTTGTTGAAaatgtttcaactttcaagaaGTACCCATGCCTCTACTTTCAGAAGGTTTCAGGTTAGAGTTTTTCTTTGTAACACAAGGTAAAACTTCATGAATGCTCAAGAAACATGAGAATCTATGTGGAAGAATGTCTTTGGGTTTGGTACTGTCGGTTTGGGCTGCCAGAGGCCTTGTCTCTATTCCCTCTTCTCTTTCCAAATTGGAGGATTAAATTTGGTTTTGGTTTAGTAAATGCATTTGTTCTAAAGGAGAGTATCATGAAAACTCCATGTCATGGCAAACTTAAAAAACCAATCTTTTACTTAAAGTCAGCTAGGGTTTGACTATTTAAATGGAGTAAATGTTGGTAAATGAAATCCAGTTTGCCAACTACTGGCTGGTGAATGCTAATGTGTTATGGAGCTTCCTTCAAGTAATAACAGTAAAACAATCAAGATTGAATGTgaaattttctttcattctaGGGATTACCTCAAATTAGCCCCAATCTATAACCCTTTTTCTCAATTAGGTTCCCCAATTTGATCCTTCCATCGAAAACACTCCTACCTTCATCTATAGGCTGGGAACCCGGTTGAGGAAAGGCTTTGGCACATTTGTTAACAGAAGGATCCAATTGAGGATTCATGGATACTATGTACTTTCATGCAATGTACTTGCTACAtgaaggaaacaaaacaaatatatttgctTTCTTTCAGGCAATGTTCTTGTAAAGCACGGATCAGAAAGCTTGTTTAATTAAGGCTTACAATAAGGTTCCTCCAAATTAATGCAGCAGAAAATCCTACTTTCTCCATAGCTGAAACATCTGTCACTCTGTAACCATGTCTAATGACCAAACCTGTTGCAGTTGAGTGAACAATTGTTATCATTGGACGGCTTCTGCTAATGCATTGCAGCTTCAAATGCCTTCAAAGcaattcctcttttttttttttctttttttttttataaaaaaatcaaggacaaACTTCAAAAACACCCCTCCATTTATTGggattatatcatttttttcccaaacaattttttgtatcaattttatCCCTAAACAATTCGGGTTTTTCCACTGGGTCCTTCTATTAGTATTCTTTAAGTTAAGTTCCCTATAAAACAATGTCGTTTCTCACAACAAAACAGGGGGAGGGAATAAAATTCAAGGAAATCGACAACAAAACAAGGGGTGGGGTGGGTGGGTAGGTGGGgataaaattcaaggaaatCGACGACCAAGTACCGATCGAAAGATCTAATTGAAAATTTCTGAAAGTGAAGGGGGGAAATTGACACAAGAATTTGTTTGACAACAAAATTGAGAATACCTACCCAGTTTGGGGTTTGAGACTACTTGTCCTAAGACCAATCTATGTCTGCTACAATAGGGGTGCCTCGTGCCTTGacaccattaaaaataaaagcacaGCATATTGGAAATCAAAAAACATGCTTCCAAAGTCTTCAGAAATTGTTCAAAGGTGTACTCAAAGTCTACCAACCTTTTTTGAAGGATTAATATATGTTTGAACACAGAATTAGCATTGTAAATTCAGTccaatttttttaacctaaattGTTTGTAGAATAATTCCATGCTTTTCCTGGCGACTTCTCTTGATCTTTTGATGGGAAACACAAGCACATTCATTCATTATAAGTTTAGGAGTATAATAATCATAGTTATTCAGAGGGATGGGTCggtcaataattattttttattaaaaaaatttaaaatcacatgattttgaataaaaataaaaatcaacttggACTTCAACCGGGTCACGGGTTGATTTGATGGGTTGGTAGGGTCAAACTTGATAAATTTCTTTTGACACTCGGCCTGGGCCAAGGAGCAGGTTGGCCAGATCTCCAGTCAACTAGGTTTAACTGAGTCAGTTTTTTTTGACACCCAACCTAGGCCAAGTGATGGGTTAATCGGATTCCAAGTCAATCGAGACTAACTAGATTAGTTTTTGAACACCCGTCCTAGGCTTGGAAGATCAATTTTCGAGTCAATTGAGTCCAACTAATTAAGTTTTCTTGACACCTAACTTGGATAGCAGGCAAGTTGGACCGGCCTCGAGTTAACTGAGTCTAATTGAATAAGCTTTTTTTAGACATTTAAATTAGACATTAAACAAGTTATCCGGGTCTTAAATATGATTTGCCGAGTCAATCAAGTTTAATACAagtaataataacattgaaagaTAACGAAAGGGAGGAAATGCATGTGGTTTTCTCATTACATCTAATGACCGGCCACTTTTAGCTTTGGaagtaatttaaaatttggatGCAATAAACAAGGTtagtaatatattaataaagaatAGTTATAGTGGTGTCAATAATCGAAGCTAGTGGTTCCCCTTGTGATTAATTGAACTTGAAGCTTTAGGTGAGCTTTTGGAACTTCTCTCTCTAATAATTTCTGTGTATCAAGAACCAAGAATGTGATTCGTGTGAATCATGTGATGTAACGACGATTAGTGCTCCACTAAATCTTACTTAACCAAGATAGGCACCACATCAGGAATTTTGTTGGGAGGTTTTAGGACTTGTTTAGGGCAAAAGGGATTctggaaagaaaagaataacaTTCTTTTTCTGCTTGGAAGAATATTAGGCAACCTTTTGATGCTCAAAACAAAGATTTGGTGTATCAGGTTTCGAGGAAGAATGTCTGAGCTCTTGTGTTTCTGGTAGAAAAGAATGGACCATGGTGGTCTTGTCTCCCTGCTTGACCTTTCTTGGAAGCTGCGTAGACTTCATTAGTTGCTCGCATCCCACGCTAATTTTGACTCTATAATTCATACTAGAAACTAGATTGCTGGGTCGATCGAGTGACCCATCAATCCAGACAAGATGTTAAAGTATCTTACAAGTTAACTTGGTTAAATTTAGATGATTCTACATGTTGAGTTGAGTCTTTTCATGAGCTTGcgagttaattattattatttttttaccaaaatagCATTGTTTCTTGATGTTGTTTCAGCATGACAGATTCAGTAAATTATCGAGTTAACTGGGGAGATTAGGAGGAGTTTATAGCTATGATACAAGAATTTTGTGTCTAGTGAACAGAGATTTCACATCATTGTCAtgattgcaaaaaaaatgaaattaataaaagccCCAAGGCCCATAACAGCTAAGCTCAATCCTCCATTAAATAAAAGAGAGTTAAAAAAATGGAGGTCCCTAGCTTACTTTTTCAGGATCAAACTAACGTTTTCAAAGTAGCCGTTGGACCTCCTTCTTATACCATTTAAATACTCTCTCACCAAATACTTTAGCTTTCCGTCAAGAAACCCGAGTCTCTCTCcgctcctctctctttctctctcaaagACCAAGAAAAACCTTTTTTCAGACCAAGAAACAAGATTCCAGACTGGTTTACGGTCGCTTCAATGGATCTTCTTGTGTCAGAAATCACAACTCATTCAACTCCATTATTATTTGCAGCAGCTACAAGTACTATTGGCATGAGTAGtactagcagcagcagcagtatTTGCAGCAGTGAAGCCAGTGAAGATAGCCCAGCAATATCATTTCGTTTTGAGCTTCAAGATGTCAAGTATGATTATCCAAGCAAATCTCTATCTGGGGCTTATTCATATAGGCCTTTGGCTGTTTTATCAGATCATGTTGGACCAGTTTCTTGCTTGGCCTTATGTGGGGAATTCATTCTAAGTGCTTCTCAAGGCAAGGATATTATAGTTTGGCAACAGCCTGATTTGAGGTTGTTTACAAAGTTTGGTCAAGGTGATGGTTCTGTTAAGGCATTAGTTTCTGTTGGCAATAAGGTTTTTAC from the Populus nigra chromosome 1, ddPopNigr1.1, whole genome shotgun sequence genome contains:
- the LOC133696070 gene encoding uncharacterized protein LOC133696070, which encodes MSESKSNPQSSLRCHHCAGPLTKEMETSQWTVRPLIRDSFSMIGSAVGGTTSAFYGFNHVMPVVRRWVKGPMWLHFFIGAPPVIVFSSACAGLAGGAVPALAQLASSSYHAAFSSPSLPPSSQDDKRMVMTCILVMISINTHFPVLPIC